In a single window of the Elaeis guineensis isolate ETL-2024a chromosome 4, EG11, whole genome shotgun sequence genome:
- the LOC105043707 gene encoding actin-related protein 2/3 complex subunit 5A, translating to MAAEGFLEVENLEAIITRIEQKSRKIESLLKQSKPVEALKTALEGSPLKTRDERCKSANWIVVHRAIMAIKDVDGMLASLDPEYYDILMKYLYRGLATGDRPTCDQCLRIHEKLTERAGLGCILRSLADTVNTV from the exons ATGGCGGCGGAGGGGTTTCTGGAGGTCGAGAACCTAGAAGCCATCATCACAAGGATCGAGCAGAAGTCCCGCAAGATCGAGAGCTTGCTTAAACA ATCGAAGCCCGTGGAGGCTCTGAAGACGGCACTTGAGGGATCCCCTCTCAAGACCAGAGATGAGAGGTGCAAG TCGGCGAATTGGATAGTGGTGCATCGGGCGATAATGGCCATAAAGGATGTGGATGGCATGCTCGCTTCTTTGGATCCCGAGTACTACGACATCCTCATGAA GTACTTGTATAGGGGTTTAGCAACCGGAGACCGACCAACTTGTGACCAATGCCTGAGGATTCATGAAAAGCTTACAGAGAGAGCAGGGTTGGGATGCATACTGCGCTCGCTTGCTGACACCGTAAATACCGTATAA
- the LOC105043709 gene encoding LOW QUALITY PROTEIN: uncharacterized protein (The sequence of the model RefSeq protein was modified relative to this genomic sequence to represent the inferred CDS: inserted 1 base in 1 codon; deleted 2 bases in 1 codon) — protein MAEPNPALNPSKLPTPSSELQTHKPNKPQRFLSSFLYKVIFFTIIXALLPLFPSQAPESINQSLFTRSWELLHLLVVGIAISYGIFSRRNTEPELEKEAAAWKADSPQSYISQILHVSSDFDDDEVYSPHGPLDESKIRTWSSQYYRNNPVVVVRNERTDAGHATNKPLYLPVRSLKSCAQDSGLMDSCNEFIDEYSGSVNGMEESRSFDALNSENGLEGSPVLRSPIPWRSRSGRMEVNDESASGTGIASPPSCSVPPSILEADFGPSRTPSFRSPVPRTPSTPNRLAPSPSLSPEMRTKSGEDLGRRKSFNKSTPPPAPPPPPPFLGHGYSHISDKKVVSKSFKDELEDLSRGRKGFPSAKGFAPSMSSSKSRNEAESYSVGRSVRTVPAKEVPSAMPDRVTNFGAEQSFGYEALQPPLVPRYQAEKRNEFMENVIVSSDESDTDDVAGESSDKEVVSNSVAEAAPKENEVDKKADEFIAKFREQIRLQRIESIKRTSGQRSPRNQN, from the exons ATGGCGGAGCCAAATCCTGCTCTCAACCCCTCCAAATTACCAACTCCAAGCTCAGAACTCCAAACCCACAAGCCCAACAAGCCTCAG AGATTCCTCTCCAGTTTCCTCTACAAAGTCATCTTCTTCACCATCA ATGCCCTCCTCCCTCTTTTCCCCTCCCAAGCCCCAGAGTCCATAAACCAATCCCTCTTCACCAGAAGCTGGGAACTCCTCCACCTTCTCGTCGTCGGGATTGCCATATCTTACGGCATTTTCAGCCGCCGCAACACCGAACCGGAGCTTGAAAAGGAGGCGGCTGCTTGGAAGGCTGATAGCCCCCAATCTTAcatctcccaaatccttcatgtctCTTCAGACTTCGACGATGACGAGGTTTATAGCCCCCATGGGCCTCTTGATGAGAGCAAGATCCGGACTTGGAGCTCACAGTACTACCGAAATAATCCTGTGGTTGTGGTTAGAAATGAACGAACCGATGCCGGCCACGCTACCAATAAGCCTCTGTATCTGCCTGTCCGAAGCTTGAAATCATGTGCCCAGGACTCGGGGTTAATGGATTCCTGTAATGAATTCATTGATGAGTACTCTGGCTCAGTTAACGGAATGGAAGAGTCTAGATCTTTTGATGCTCTGAATTCGGAGAATGGACTGGAGGGGAGTCCTGTCCTTCGATCTCCTATTCCATGGAGATCAAGATCAGGAAGGATGGAGGTGAATGACGAATCAGCTTCGGGTACAGGTATCGCATCTCCACCTTCTTGTTCTGTGCCACCTTCCATCTTGGAAGCCGATTTCGGGCCTTCCAGGACTCCATCATTCCGTTCTCCGGTGCCCCGTACCCCCTCCACTCCGAATAGGCTCGCTCCTTCACCCTCTCTTTCCCCAGAAATGAGGACCAAAAGCGGTGAGGATTTGGGGAGGAGGAAGAGCTTCAACAAGTCCACTCCACCCCCGGCACCGCCACCGCCACCTCCTTTTCTTGGACATGGCTATTCACACATCTCAGACAAAAAGGTTGTATCAAAAAGTTTCAAAGATGAATTGGAAGATCTGAGCAGAGGAAGGAAAGGCTTTCCGAGTGCCAAAGGCTTTGCTCCTTCGATGTCATCATCAAAATCTAGAAATGAAGCAGAAAGCTATTCGGTTGGAAGGTCAGTTAGAACAGTTCCAGCAAAGGAAGTCCCAAGCGCAATGCCAGATCGAGTGACCAACTTCGGTGCTGAGCAATCCTTTGGCTATGAAGCACTCCAGCCTCCTCTGGTTCCAAGATATCAAGCTGAGAAGAGGAATGAATTCATGGAGAATGTGATCGTTTCCTCGGATGAGTCCGATACTGATGATGTTGCTGGTGAGTCCTCTGACAAAGAAGTTGTTTCAAACTCTGTGGCAGAAGCAGCACCAAAGGAGAATGAAGTTGATAAGAAGGCTGATGAGTTCATAGCCAAGTTCAGGGAACAGATTAGGCTTCAGAGaattgaatcaatcaagagaaCCAGTGGGCAGCGAAGCCCCAGAAACCAAAATTAG